In Flavobacterium okayamense, a single window of DNA contains:
- a CDS encoding DNA topoisomerase IV subunit B, whose protein sequence is MLEQNQYTEDNIRSLEWQEHIRIRPGMYIGKLGDGSTPDDGIYILLKEVLDNCIDEFAMGAGKTIEVTIKDRLVTVRDYGRGIPLGKVVDVVSKMNTGGKYDSKAFKKSIGLNGVGTKAVNALSSFFRVESVRDNQQKAAEFSAGILSQEEEITESTKRRGTKVSFIADDTIFKNYKFRNEYVEKMLKNYTYLNRGLTLYYNGEKFYSENGLKDLLDENILEEERVYPIIHLEGEDIEIALTHSRTQYSEEYYSFVNGQNTTQGGTHLGAFREGVVRTLKEFYNKNFEASDIRKSIVAAIAVKVEEPVFESQTKTKLGSTDMGPKGPTVRTFINDFIKTKLDNFLHKNPEVADALLRKILQAERERKELSGIRKLAKERAKKASLHNKKLRDCRVHLPDTKNPRYLESTLFITEGDSASGSITKSRDVNTQAVFSLRGKPLNSYGMSKKIVYENEEFNLLQAALDIEEDYENLRYNNIVIATDADVDGMHIRLLLITFFLQFFPELIKEGHLYILQTPLFRVRNKKETIYCYSDEERINAIEKLKPKPEITRFKGLGEISPDEFKHFIGADIRLDPVMLDKAMSIEKLLEFYMGKNTPDRQEFIINNLKVELDTEEELMKSS, encoded by the coding sequence ATGCTAGAGCAAAATCAATATACCGAAGACAATATACGTTCACTCGAGTGGCAAGAACATATCCGTATTCGTCCGGGTATGTATATTGGTAAATTAGGAGACGGTTCTACTCCCGATGACGGTATCTATATCCTTTTAAAAGAGGTGTTGGATAACTGTATCGATGAATTTGCAATGGGAGCTGGAAAAACTATAGAAGTAACCATAAAAGACAGATTAGTAACTGTTAGAGACTACGGACGAGGAATTCCGCTTGGAAAAGTAGTAGATGTTGTTTCTAAAATGAATACGGGTGGTAAATACGATTCTAAAGCCTTTAAAAAATCAATTGGTTTAAATGGTGTAGGTACAAAAGCTGTTAATGCTTTGTCAAGCTTTTTTAGAGTAGAATCGGTTCGTGATAACCAACAAAAAGCTGCCGAATTTTCAGCAGGTATTTTGTCTCAAGAAGAAGAAATAACAGAATCTACAAAGCGTCGCGGTACAAAGGTTTCCTTTATAGCGGATGATACCATTTTTAAAAATTATAAATTCCGAAATGAATATGTAGAAAAAATGTTGAAAAACTACACGTATTTGAATCGTGGGTTAACATTATACTACAATGGCGAAAAGTTCTATTCTGAAAACGGACTTAAAGATTTATTAGACGAAAACATCCTTGAAGAAGAAAGAGTATATCCAATTATTCATCTAGAAGGTGAAGATATAGAAATTGCTCTTACGCACAGTCGCACGCAATATTCTGAAGAATATTATTCTTTTGTAAACGGACAGAATACAACGCAAGGCGGAACGCATTTAGGAGCATTTCGTGAAGGTGTTGTGCGTACGTTGAAAGAATTTTACAATAAAAACTTTGAAGCTTCTGATATTCGTAAATCAATTGTTGCTGCAATTGCTGTAAAAGTGGAAGAACCTGTTTTCGAATCGCAAACGAAAACGAAATTAGGTTCGACTGATATGGGGCCAAAAGGACCAACAGTTCGTACATTTATCAATGATTTTATTAAAACCAAACTTGATAATTTCTTACATAAAAATCCAGAAGTTGCCGATGCTTTACTTCGAAAAATTTTGCAAGCAGAACGTGAGCGTAAAGAACTTTCTGGAATTCGAAAATTAGCGAAAGAGCGTGCTAAAAAAGCAAGTTTACACAATAAGAAATTACGAGATTGTCGAGTACATTTACCAGATACTAAAAACCCAAGATACTTAGAAAGTACACTTTTTATTACTGAGGGAGATTCAGCATCGGGTTCGATTACAAAATCTCGTGATGTTAATACACAAGCGGTTTTTTCACTTCGTGGAAAGCCTCTGAATTCTTACGGAATGAGTAAGAAGATTGTGTATGAAAACGAAGAATTTAATTTATTGCAAGCAGCTTTAGATATTGAAGAAGATTACGAAAATTTACGTTATAACAACATCGTAATTGCTACCGATGCCGATGTCGATGGGATGCACATTCGCTTGTTATTAATTACGTTTTTCTTGCAGTTTTTCCCAGAATTAATCAAAGAAGGACATTTGTATATCTTACAAACGCCATTATTCCGTGTGCGTAACAAGAAAGAAACGATTTATTGCTACAGCGATGAAGAAAGAATAAATGCCATCGAAAAATTAAAACCAAAACCAGAAATAACGCGATTTAAAGGATTAGGAGAGATTTCACCCGATGAGTTTAAACATTTTATTGGTGCCGATATACGTCTCGATCCGGTTATGTTAGATAAAGCCATGTCGATTGAAAAGTTATTAGAATTCTATATGGGTAAAAATACACCAGATAGACAAGAATTTATCATCAATAACTTGAAAGTGGAGTTAGATACGGAAGAAGAATTAATGAAGAGTAGTTAA